Proteins from one Bactrocera neohumeralis isolate Rockhampton chromosome 3, APGP_CSIRO_Bneo_wtdbg2-racon-allhic-juicebox.fasta_v2, whole genome shotgun sequence genomic window:
- the LOC126754150 gene encoding bone morphogenetic protein receptor type-1B isoform X4, producing MAPKSRKKKAHARTLSCYCDGSCPDNVINGTCETRPGGSCFSAVEEVYDEITGTYEEERTYGCMPPEENGGLLMCKVAAVPHLHGKNIVCCDSGDFCNRNIHPEYTPKSTTTPPELPVSSQSIHYLLMLTSLTVCLTIFVVVLLIFCVMYRRREKQGKQPRLISSMCNSQISPLSQLVGQSTGSGSGLPLLVQRTIAKQIQIVRTVGKGRYGEVFLAKWRDERVAVKIFFMTEESSWFRETEIYQTVLIRHENILGFIAADIKHMGSHTQMMLITDFHENGSLHDYLCTSVITPQKLQLLAYSLASGLAHLHDEIVGTPGKPAIAHRDIKSNNILVKRNGQCAIADFGLAVKYTSEMDEIQIAQNSRVSTPRYMAPEMLNQTLNQQQFEEFKRADMYSVGLVLWEMSRRCYTQVPGSNTTTCEDYALPYHDVVPADPTFEDMHDVVCIKGFRPPVPLRWQDDDVLATMSKIMQECWHPNPTVRLTALRVKKTLGRLE from the exons CCCGCACACTGAGTTGTTATTGCGATGGCAGTTGTCCCGATAATGTTATAAATGGCACATGTGAGACACGTCCCGGTGGTTCCTGCTTCAGCGCAGTCGAAGAAGTCTACGATGAGATCACAGGCACATACGAGGAGGAGCGAACATATGGTTGCATGCCGCCAGAAGAGAATGGCGGGCTGTTAATG TGCAAAGTTGCCGCTGTTCCCCACCTGCATGGCAAGAATATCGTCTGTTGTGATTCGGGCGATTTCTGTAATCGCAACATTCACCCCGAATACACACCGAAGAGCACCACCACCCCGCCCGAATTGCCAGTAAGCTCACAATCCATACATTACCTGCTCATGCTGACCTCACTGACTGTCTGCCTGACGATATTTGTGGTCGTCCTGCTGATATTCTGTGTAATGTATAGACGTCGCGAGAAGCAAGGCAAACAGCCGCGTCTCATCAGCTCTATGTGTAACAGTCAAATATCACCGCTTTCGCAATTGGTCGGACAGAGTACGGGTTCGGGTTCAGGTTTGCCACTGCTGGTGCAACGCACTATCGCTAAGCAAATACAAATCGTACGCACTGTGGGTAAAGGACGTTATGGCGAAGTGTTTCTGGCTAAGTGGCGTGATGAGCGTGTCGCTGTCAAGATCTTCTTCATGACCGAAGAGTCTTCGTGGTTCCGTGAAACTGAAATCTATCAAACTGTGCTTATCCGACACGAGAATATACTCGGTTTCATTGCGGCCGACATCAAGCACATGGGCAGTCATACACAAATGATGCTCATCACCGATTTCCACGAGAATGGCAGCCTTCATGATTATCTCTGCACATCGGTGATTACACCGCAAAAACTGCAATTGTTGGCCTACTCACTCGCCTCGGGTTTGGCACATTTGCACGACGAAATCGTCGGTACACCCGGCAAACCGGCTATAGCGCATCGCGATATCAAAAGCAATAATATACTTGTAAAGCGTAATGGTCAATGTGCAATTGCCGATTTCGGGCTGGCCGTTAAATACACCTCGGAAATGGATGAAATACAAATCGCACAAAATTCACGTGTCAGTACGCCACGCTACATGGCTCCGGAAATGCTCAATCAGACATTGAACCAACAACAATTTGAGGAATTCAAACGCGCCGATATGTACTCGGTTGGTTTGGTATTGTGGGAGATGTCCCGACGTTGTTACACACAAGTGCCCGGTTCAAATACGACCACGTGTGAAGATTATGCATTGCCCTATCACGATGTGGTGCCAGCTGATCCCACATTCGAGGACATGCACGATGTGGTTTGCATTAAGGGCTTCCGACCGCCAGTGCCGTTGCGTTGGCAGGATGACGATGTTTTGGCGACCATGTCGAAGATCATGCAAGAATGCTGGCATCCGAACCCGACGGTGCGTCTGACGGCGTTACGTGTAAAAAAGACACTCGGTCGTCTGGAGTAG
- the LOC126754150 gene encoding bone morphogenetic protein receptor type-1B isoform X1 yields MAEVLLYRGRSRASVFSFVLFIVFLLESECGKRVMAAEMAGDVSKVEEKAINARTLSCYCDGSCPDNVINGTCETRPGGSCFSAVEEVYDEITGTYEEERTYGCMPPEENGGLLMCKVAAVPHLHGKNIVCCDSGDFCNRNIHPEYTPKSTTTPPELPVSSQSIHYLLMLTSLTVCLTIFVVVLLIFCVMYRRREKQGKQPRLISSMCNSQISPLSQLVGQSTGSGSGLPLLVQRTIAKQIQIVRTVGKGRYGEVFLAKWRDERVAVKIFFMTEESSWFRETEIYQTVLIRHENILGFIAADIKHMGSHTQMMLITDFHENGSLHDYLCTSVITPQKLQLLAYSLASGLAHLHDEIVGTPGKPAIAHRDIKSNNILVKRNGQCAIADFGLAVKYTSEMDEIQIAQNSRVSTPRYMAPEMLNQTLNQQQFEEFKRADMYSVGLVLWEMSRRCYTQVPGSNTTTCEDYALPYHDVVPADPTFEDMHDVVCIKGFRPPVPLRWQDDDVLATMSKIMQECWHPNPTVRLTALRVKKTLGRLE; encoded by the exons CCCGCACACTGAGTTGTTATTGCGATGGCAGTTGTCCCGATAATGTTATAAATGGCACATGTGAGACACGTCCCGGTGGTTCCTGCTTCAGCGCAGTCGAAGAAGTCTACGATGAGATCACAGGCACATACGAGGAGGAGCGAACATATGGTTGCATGCCGCCAGAAGAGAATGGCGGGCTGTTAATG TGCAAAGTTGCCGCTGTTCCCCACCTGCATGGCAAGAATATCGTCTGTTGTGATTCGGGCGATTTCTGTAATCGCAACATTCACCCCGAATACACACCGAAGAGCACCACCACCCCGCCCGAATTGCCAGTAAGCTCACAATCCATACATTACCTGCTCATGCTGACCTCACTGACTGTCTGCCTGACGATATTTGTGGTCGTCCTGCTGATATTCTGTGTAATGTATAGACGTCGCGAGAAGCAAGGCAAACAGCCGCGTCTCATCAGCTCTATGTGTAACAGTCAAATATCACCGCTTTCGCAATTGGTCGGACAGAGTACGGGTTCGGGTTCAGGTTTGCCACTGCTGGTGCAACGCACTATCGCTAAGCAAATACAAATCGTACGCACTGTGGGTAAAGGACGTTATGGCGAAGTGTTTCTGGCTAAGTGGCGTGATGAGCGTGTCGCTGTCAAGATCTTCTTCATGACCGAAGAGTCTTCGTGGTTCCGTGAAACTGAAATCTATCAAACTGTGCTTATCCGACACGAGAATATACTCGGTTTCATTGCGGCCGACATCAAGCACATGGGCAGTCATACACAAATGATGCTCATCACCGATTTCCACGAGAATGGCAGCCTTCATGATTATCTCTGCACATCGGTGATTACACCGCAAAAACTGCAATTGTTGGCCTACTCACTCGCCTCGGGTTTGGCACATTTGCACGACGAAATCGTCGGTACACCCGGCAAACCGGCTATAGCGCATCGCGATATCAAAAGCAATAATATACTTGTAAAGCGTAATGGTCAATGTGCAATTGCCGATTTCGGGCTGGCCGTTAAATACACCTCGGAAATGGATGAAATACAAATCGCACAAAATTCACGTGTCAGTACGCCACGCTACATGGCTCCGGAAATGCTCAATCAGACATTGAACCAACAACAATTTGAGGAATTCAAACGCGCCGATATGTACTCGGTTGGTTTGGTATTGTGGGAGATGTCCCGACGTTGTTACACACAAGTGCCCGGTTCAAATACGACCACGTGTGAAGATTATGCATTGCCCTATCACGATGTGGTGCCAGCTGATCCCACATTCGAGGACATGCACGATGTGGTTTGCATTAAGGGCTTCCGACCGCCAGTGCCGTTGCGTTGGCAGGATGACGATGTTTTGGCGACCATGTCGAAGATCATGCAAGAATGCTGGCATCCGAACCCGACGGTGCGTCTGACGGCGTTACGTGTAAAAAAGACACTCGGTCGTCTGGAGTAG
- the LOC126754150 gene encoding bone morphogenetic protein receptor type-1B isoform X3, giving the protein MELLPFALTLLLQQFPRTLSCYCDGSCPDNVINGTCETRPGGSCFSAVEEVYDEITGTYEEERTYGCMPPEENGGLLMCKVAAVPHLHGKNIVCCDSGDFCNRNIHPEYTPKSTTTPPELPVSSQSIHYLLMLTSLTVCLTIFVVVLLIFCVMYRRREKQGKQPRLISSMCNSQISPLSQLVGQSTGSGSGLPLLVQRTIAKQIQIVRTVGKGRYGEVFLAKWRDERVAVKIFFMTEESSWFRETEIYQTVLIRHENILGFIAADIKHMGSHTQMMLITDFHENGSLHDYLCTSVITPQKLQLLAYSLASGLAHLHDEIVGTPGKPAIAHRDIKSNNILVKRNGQCAIADFGLAVKYTSEMDEIQIAQNSRVSTPRYMAPEMLNQTLNQQQFEEFKRADMYSVGLVLWEMSRRCYTQVPGSNTTTCEDYALPYHDVVPADPTFEDMHDVVCIKGFRPPVPLRWQDDDVLATMSKIMQECWHPNPTVRLTALRVKKTLGRLE; this is encoded by the exons CCCGCACACTGAGTTGTTATTGCGATGGCAGTTGTCCCGATAATGTTATAAATGGCACATGTGAGACACGTCCCGGTGGTTCCTGCTTCAGCGCAGTCGAAGAAGTCTACGATGAGATCACAGGCACATACGAGGAGGAGCGAACATATGGTTGCATGCCGCCAGAAGAGAATGGCGGGCTGTTAATG TGCAAAGTTGCCGCTGTTCCCCACCTGCATGGCAAGAATATCGTCTGTTGTGATTCGGGCGATTTCTGTAATCGCAACATTCACCCCGAATACACACCGAAGAGCACCACCACCCCGCCCGAATTGCCAGTAAGCTCACAATCCATACATTACCTGCTCATGCTGACCTCACTGACTGTCTGCCTGACGATATTTGTGGTCGTCCTGCTGATATTCTGTGTAATGTATAGACGTCGCGAGAAGCAAGGCAAACAGCCGCGTCTCATCAGCTCTATGTGTAACAGTCAAATATCACCGCTTTCGCAATTGGTCGGACAGAGTACGGGTTCGGGTTCAGGTTTGCCACTGCTGGTGCAACGCACTATCGCTAAGCAAATACAAATCGTACGCACTGTGGGTAAAGGACGTTATGGCGAAGTGTTTCTGGCTAAGTGGCGTGATGAGCGTGTCGCTGTCAAGATCTTCTTCATGACCGAAGAGTCTTCGTGGTTCCGTGAAACTGAAATCTATCAAACTGTGCTTATCCGACACGAGAATATACTCGGTTTCATTGCGGCCGACATCAAGCACATGGGCAGTCATACACAAATGATGCTCATCACCGATTTCCACGAGAATGGCAGCCTTCATGATTATCTCTGCACATCGGTGATTACACCGCAAAAACTGCAATTGTTGGCCTACTCACTCGCCTCGGGTTTGGCACATTTGCACGACGAAATCGTCGGTACACCCGGCAAACCGGCTATAGCGCATCGCGATATCAAAAGCAATAATATACTTGTAAAGCGTAATGGTCAATGTGCAATTGCCGATTTCGGGCTGGCCGTTAAATACACCTCGGAAATGGATGAAATACAAATCGCACAAAATTCACGTGTCAGTACGCCACGCTACATGGCTCCGGAAATGCTCAATCAGACATTGAACCAACAACAATTTGAGGAATTCAAACGCGCCGATATGTACTCGGTTGGTTTGGTATTGTGGGAGATGTCCCGACGTTGTTACACACAAGTGCCCGGTTCAAATACGACCACGTGTGAAGATTATGCATTGCCCTATCACGATGTGGTGCCAGCTGATCCCACATTCGAGGACATGCACGATGTGGTTTGCATTAAGGGCTTCCGACCGCCAGTGCCGTTGCGTTGGCAGGATGACGATGTTTTGGCGACCATGTCGAAGATCATGCAAGAATGCTGGCATCCGAACCCGACGGTGCGTCTGACGGCGTTACGTGTAAAAAAGACACTCGGTCGTCTGGAGTAG
- the LOC126754008 gene encoding troponin C isoform X2, with product MDIMRKAFQMFDTQKTGFIETLRLKTILNSMGQMFDESELQDLVDENDPEDTGKVNFDGFCNIAAHFLEEEDTEAIQKELKEAFRLYDREGNGYITTSTLKEILSALDDKLSSSDLDGIIAEIDTDGSGTVDFDEFMEMMTGD from the exons ATGGACATCATGCGCAAAGCATTCCAAATGTTCGACACCCAAAAGACCGGTTTCATTGAAACACTCCGCCTCAAGACCATCCTGAATAGTATGGGTCAAATGTTCGATGAGAGCGAATTGCAAGATCTCGTCGATGAGAATGATCCCGAAGATACCGGCAAAGTAAATTTCGATGGTTTCTGTAATATCGCGGCACATTTCCTCGAAGAGGAGGATACCGAGGCTATACAAAAAGAATTGAAAGAAGCTTTCCGTTTGTACGATCGTGAGGGTAACGGTTACATTACCACATCCACTTTGAAGGAAATTCTCTCGGCTTTGGATGATAAACTCTCCTCAAGTGATTTGGATGGTATTATTGCGGAAATCGATACTGACGGTTCGGGAACTGTTGATTTTGATG AATTCATGGAGATGATGACTGGAGATTAA
- the LOC126754008 gene encoding troponin C isoform X1 produces the protein MEDDEKMDIMRKAFQMFDTQKTGFIETLRLKTILNSMGQMFDESELQDLVDENDPEDTGKVNFDGFCNIAAHFLEEEDTEAIQKELKEAFRLYDREGNGYITTSTLKEILSALDDKLSSSDLDGIIAEIDTDGSGTVDFDEFMEMMTGD, from the exons ATG GAGGATGATGAGAAAATGGACATCATGCGCAAAGCATTCCAAATGTTCGACACCCAAAAGACCGGTTTCATTGAAACACTCCGCCTCAAGACCATCCTGAATAGTATGGGTCAAATGTTCGATGAGAGCGAATTGCAAGATCTCGTCGATGAGAATGATCCCGAAGATACCGGCAAAGTAAATTTCGATGGTTTCTGTAATATCGCGGCACATTTCCTCGAAGAGGAGGATACCGAGGCTATACAAAAAGAATTGAAAGAAGCTTTCCGTTTGTACGATCGTGAGGGTAACGGTTACATTACCACATCCACTTTGAAGGAAATTCTCTCGGCTTTGGATGATAAACTCTCCTCAAGTGATTTGGATGGTATTATTGCGGAAATCGATACTGACGGTTCGGGAACTGTTGATTTTGATG AATTCATGGAGATGATGACTGGAGATTAA
- the LOC126754150 gene encoding bone morphogenetic protein receptor type-1B isoform X2, which produces MAAEMAGDVSKVEEKAINARTLSCYCDGSCPDNVINGTCETRPGGSCFSAVEEVYDEITGTYEEERTYGCMPPEENGGLLMCKVAAVPHLHGKNIVCCDSGDFCNRNIHPEYTPKSTTTPPELPVSSQSIHYLLMLTSLTVCLTIFVVVLLIFCVMYRRREKQGKQPRLISSMCNSQISPLSQLVGQSTGSGSGLPLLVQRTIAKQIQIVRTVGKGRYGEVFLAKWRDERVAVKIFFMTEESSWFRETEIYQTVLIRHENILGFIAADIKHMGSHTQMMLITDFHENGSLHDYLCTSVITPQKLQLLAYSLASGLAHLHDEIVGTPGKPAIAHRDIKSNNILVKRNGQCAIADFGLAVKYTSEMDEIQIAQNSRVSTPRYMAPEMLNQTLNQQQFEEFKRADMYSVGLVLWEMSRRCYTQVPGSNTTTCEDYALPYHDVVPADPTFEDMHDVVCIKGFRPPVPLRWQDDDVLATMSKIMQECWHPNPTVRLTALRVKKTLGRLE; this is translated from the exons CCCGCACACTGAGTTGTTATTGCGATGGCAGTTGTCCCGATAATGTTATAAATGGCACATGTGAGACACGTCCCGGTGGTTCCTGCTTCAGCGCAGTCGAAGAAGTCTACGATGAGATCACAGGCACATACGAGGAGGAGCGAACATATGGTTGCATGCCGCCAGAAGAGAATGGCGGGCTGTTAATG TGCAAAGTTGCCGCTGTTCCCCACCTGCATGGCAAGAATATCGTCTGTTGTGATTCGGGCGATTTCTGTAATCGCAACATTCACCCCGAATACACACCGAAGAGCACCACCACCCCGCCCGAATTGCCAGTAAGCTCACAATCCATACATTACCTGCTCATGCTGACCTCACTGACTGTCTGCCTGACGATATTTGTGGTCGTCCTGCTGATATTCTGTGTAATGTATAGACGTCGCGAGAAGCAAGGCAAACAGCCGCGTCTCATCAGCTCTATGTGTAACAGTCAAATATCACCGCTTTCGCAATTGGTCGGACAGAGTACGGGTTCGGGTTCAGGTTTGCCACTGCTGGTGCAACGCACTATCGCTAAGCAAATACAAATCGTACGCACTGTGGGTAAAGGACGTTATGGCGAAGTGTTTCTGGCTAAGTGGCGTGATGAGCGTGTCGCTGTCAAGATCTTCTTCATGACCGAAGAGTCTTCGTGGTTCCGTGAAACTGAAATCTATCAAACTGTGCTTATCCGACACGAGAATATACTCGGTTTCATTGCGGCCGACATCAAGCACATGGGCAGTCATACACAAATGATGCTCATCACCGATTTCCACGAGAATGGCAGCCTTCATGATTATCTCTGCACATCGGTGATTACACCGCAAAAACTGCAATTGTTGGCCTACTCACTCGCCTCGGGTTTGGCACATTTGCACGACGAAATCGTCGGTACACCCGGCAAACCGGCTATAGCGCATCGCGATATCAAAAGCAATAATATACTTGTAAAGCGTAATGGTCAATGTGCAATTGCCGATTTCGGGCTGGCCGTTAAATACACCTCGGAAATGGATGAAATACAAATCGCACAAAATTCACGTGTCAGTACGCCACGCTACATGGCTCCGGAAATGCTCAATCAGACATTGAACCAACAACAATTTGAGGAATTCAAACGCGCCGATATGTACTCGGTTGGTTTGGTATTGTGGGAGATGTCCCGACGTTGTTACACACAAGTGCCCGGTTCAAATACGACCACGTGTGAAGATTATGCATTGCCCTATCACGATGTGGTGCCAGCTGATCCCACATTCGAGGACATGCACGATGTGGTTTGCATTAAGGGCTTCCGACCGCCAGTGCCGTTGCGTTGGCAGGATGACGATGTTTTGGCGACCATGTCGAAGATCATGCAAGAATGCTGGCATCCGAACCCGACGGTGCGTCTGACGGCGTTACGTGTAAAAAAGACACTCGGTCGTCTGGAGTAG